The proteins below are encoded in one region of Lactuca sativa cultivar Salinas chromosome 3, Lsat_Salinas_v11, whole genome shotgun sequence:
- the LOC111902420 gene encoding polcalcin Bet v 4, whose amino-acid sequence MADEDKAECERIFGKFDANGDGKISSAELGESLKTLGSVSAEEVKTMMDELDTDGDGFISKEEFTDFYNANRGLMKDVGKIF is encoded by the coding sequence ATGGCTGATGAAGACAAGGCAGAGTGCGAGCGGATCTTCGGCAAGTTTGATGCCAATGGAGATGGTAAAATCTCTTCAGCCGAGCTTGGAGAATCTTTGAAGACGCTTGGATCTGTGTCAGCGGAAGAGGTCAAAACTATGATGGATGAACTTGACACTGATGGAGATGGATTCATTTCTAAAGAAGAATTTACCGATTTTTATAATGCTAATCGGGGGTTAATGAAGGATGTTGGCAAGATCTTCTAA